A section of the Diabrotica virgifera virgifera chromosome 8, PGI_DIABVI_V3a genome encodes:
- the LOC126890313 gene encoding uncharacterized protein LOC126890313 → MWRPWENSALESVENNEVEIVEENEEIRPPNNPENAAGPSRGSIKKPERKHLSKDAKEIVLNVFNGLCEELEWHESVLKTAALTKVSCATLYRIIKEGITNRQKRSDFGLHRSIEQHLLGPISETIYNMFAGNIIPTLNQILAELKSKNIINCCKSTLRKFLLSNGFKYKTINKRHTIMESARLIKWRNEYLEKITEYRNSGRKIYYLDETWFDTNETIGKGWSNDNVKCKVNVPPSRGKRICILHCGGEDGWVTDSLLLSAKDIKDSCLDYHQDITGELFESWFKNNLLPNLADNSVIVLDNASYHSRQLKKIPNKYSRKDELQDFLFTRFIF, encoded by the coding sequence atgTGGCGTCCATGGGAGAATAGTGCATTAGAAAGTGTTGAGAATAATGAAGTAGAAATTGTTGAAGAAAATGAGGAAATTCGACCACCAAATAATCCTGAAAATGCTGCTGGACCAAGTAGAGGAAGTATTAAAAAGCCAGAAAGAAAACATTTATCCAAAGACGCTAAAGAAATTGTGTTAAATGTGTTTAATGGATTATGTGAAGAACTGGAATGGCACGAGAGTGTTTTAAAAACTGCGGCTTTAACAAAAGTTTCATGTGCTACTCTATATCGAATTATAAAGGAGGGCATTACAAATAGACAAAAAAGGAGCGACTTTGGACTACATCGATCTATTGAGCAACATCTTTTAGGTCCCATTTCAGAAACCATTTATAATATGTTTGCAGGTAATATTATACCCACACTTAACCAAATTTTAGCTgaattaaaatctaaaaatattattaattgctgTAAATCAACTTTAAGAAAATTTTTACTATCAAATGGTTTTaagtataaaacaatcaataAACGACATACTATAATGGAAAGTGCCCGTTTAATAAAATGGCGTAATGAATATTTGGAAAAGATAACCGAGTACAGAAATAGCGGAAGAAAAATTTATTACTTAGATGAAACGTGGTTTGACACTAACGAAACAATTGGAAAAGGTTGGAGTAATGACAATGTAAAGTGCAAAGTTAATGTACCACCTTCCAGGGGCAAACGAATATGCATTTTGCATTGTGGAGGGGAAGATGGTTGGGTAACCGATAGCTTACTATTAAGTGCAAAAGACATTAAAGACAGTTGTTTGGACTATCATCAAGATATTACGGGTGAACTTTTCGAATCGTGGTTTAAAAATAACTTATTACCAAATTTAGCAGACAACAGTGTTATTGTTTTAGATAATGCATCATATCATtctagacaacttaaaaaaattccgaATAAATACTCTAGAAAGGATGAATTGCAAGATTTTTTATTCACAAGATTTATATTTTGA